A window from Exiguobacterium marinum DSM 16307 encodes these proteins:
- a CDS encoding type IV pilus modification PilV family protein, whose translation MSHSEKGFTLVEVLVSIVVLSIVSFSLLTIFSQSLKTTHDSLNQTIANQVAQNTLHTLNRRAASVDQPLELRQLLNRDGISLTCDFCEDTRIHGDTYVATIQSLSTAPGHTIEVEISVTTDRLQTPVTLKGVISNATLREPFPETAVPTTD comes from the coding sequence TTGTCGCATTCCGAAAAAGGTTTTACGCTCGTAGAAGTACTCGTCTCCATCGTCGTTCTATCAATTGTCTCATTTTCTCTACTTACCATTTTTAGTCAAAGCTTGAAGACGACCCACGATAGTCTCAATCAAACGATTGCGAACCAAGTGGCGCAAAACACACTACATACGTTGAATCGGCGAGCGGCTTCCGTCGATCAACCGCTCGAGCTACGTCAATTATTGAATCGGGACGGCATCAGCCTCACATGCGACTTCTGCGAAGATACGCGGATTCATGGGGATACGTACGTCGCAACGATTCAATCGCTATCCACCGCACCCGGACACACGATCGAGGTCGAAATCTCGGTGACGACCGACCGATTACAAACACCCGTCACCTTGAAAGGAGTCATATCGAATGCGACATTGCGCGAACCGTTCCCTGAAACGGCTGTCCCGACAACTGACTGA
- a CDS encoding prepilin-type N-terminal cleavage/methylation domain-containing protein — protein MRHCANRSLKRLSRQLTEMKKREDGFTLVELLVTVVVASILSGVIITAFITGTLGFQMTNETSELRSEADYLIASVLSDVNRTEFDAVTEVGGTFQFYRLSAPGISEAGMIYREAGYVPTDLVLSEDSFTPSNPQITVERLTIQLKDPVFDPRRPTYMTGGLIEIEMDLTQTNDSDSVTTFESSIPF, from the coding sequence ATGCGACATTGCGCGAACCGTTCCCTGAAACGGCTGTCCCGACAACTGACTGAGATGAAGAAACGAGAAGACGGCTTCACACTCGTCGAGTTGCTCGTCACCGTCGTCGTCGCTTCGATCTTAAGCGGAGTCATCATTACGGCTTTCATCACGGGCACGCTCGGTTTTCAAATGACGAACGAAACGAGCGAACTCCGCAGTGAGGCGGATTATTTGATCGCCTCGGTCCTCTCCGACGTGAACCGGACCGAATTCGATGCCGTGACGGAAGTGGGCGGCACGTTCCAATTTTATCGGTTATCTGCACCAGGCATCTCAGAGGCCGGAATGATTTACCGGGAGGCGGGATACGTTCCGACCGATTTGGTGCTCTCAGAGGACTCGTTCACCCCATCCAATCCGCAAATCACAGTTGAACGGTTGACGATTCAATTGAAAGATCCGGTATTCGATCCCCGACGCCCCACATATATGACGGGAGGTCTGATTGAAATCGAGATGGATTTGACCCAGACGAACGATTCCGATTCAGTGACCACATTTGAAAGCTCAATCCCATTTTAA
- a CDS encoding DUF5057 domain-containing protein, whose amino-acid sequence MRKLMHVAIIFILLLSFVPQSKFVEAQELPKYKVLYLRDAYTASNVLTQDALETAIDSYKKTLVNDLNTLNKLEIDFLTVKQFNATRFPMDGAYDAIVLASSPLGENEKYQEALNKVNKIKSTSNRNTEHNTTTILNDLTDLKFDEITEFYVKTGLPVYLHKDLLLGGENVKKIAAFKEYANVKQFDTDGALINQLVNQSSIRPLLSNVDVTYNQQPLVNQTVQIKNNDRKPFQFNYQFVNPPTSSTIVELYIDFNHNDRFDAEDKVREVVANSTNQLEFLLSRPTYTGPKNWMIVAKDTVTGRKDYKKGTFLYIDQKVEANILQLTAGTASKGKISDYLSNMLTDSNGQYQFTLNNGTTSDFQLGKFDQGLNNNTYDMLIFGFQDSYNTQGSMNVAATSKVKTFSETGQGVMLTHDTIFRSGGGNSATSEWERQFINSDSTKNISGQKIYTNMGYGAPQVTQVIEKVQDGIFTSYPYALNDEPKKISKTHNQYFTLDLNDPEVTPWYNLSSDNSSKERSYGDASNHYYTYTKNNFTYSGAGHTNQFSVQDEKKIFINTMYRAFIGANHKPYNVIESVSDSTNSYTSSDIEAGVVEVTAGKDVKLMWRPSDYDFQDLFLNSTITYNGKSVAFEELRNYEVKEFTIPAADVVANRPIEVKIETSDQRNAKVIDTFTINVKRAENVSDLIQVSRSIDPSTINLFETGTIRYQVQYPEQFDRSKDQKGDKFLRIDSTTFTEKLPKQLEIVAIRDGNGTDYPVTNLNEINLELKPNLYYERHGNSNVFLPNESGDRTVTFEVVVRAIESSSSLIQLKKADNQLTTLIEYAKKQGHNLDKHNDWDKEQIVHSSFPDLLINIGAPYAYGAKIPNVTLQIGAQQIVSPTITDAKGDPYSNPKWKSLKWEIIDANGVAKLVSQGNNAIVTGLKTGTATLRLTIDPGDGKPRVVAESNVKVISPPEQLTVQSKELYVGQATTVTPKVMPETAQYKSVRYVVESGDSVRFEQDGNNLKIVGLKPGMTQFKATVDVGDFFSGLNIAAPSTVFTINVTAPSLSQTPSQLDLWVWDSVDEEKRVNEVATIQVTSSPSVTIPLERIGTTPSALTVTESATGYQLRANHGYGNNGIVTDIPIQTTFNDNALRNIRSNISIVRVNEYPNQLMSKDMTINIGEGMAPRPPLLEYWPTTSTWRDYRMEIVSGEEFVQVSASGKELIPVKPGVAKVEVYTTLPAGKPFEAVKDTFYVRIIQTNASGQDDDRY is encoded by the coding sequence TTGCGTAAACTCATGCATGTTGCCATAATCTTCATTTTACTACTTTCGTTCGTCCCTCAAAGCAAGTTTGTAGAGGCGCAGGAATTACCGAAATATAAAGTACTATATTTAAGAGATGCGTATACAGCAAGCAATGTATTGACTCAAGATGCTTTAGAAACGGCGATTGACTCGTATAAAAAGACATTAGTAAACGATTTGAATACATTGAATAAGTTAGAGATCGATTTTTTAACGGTTAAACAATTCAATGCGACTCGTTTCCCGATGGATGGAGCTTACGATGCGATTGTATTGGCAAGTAGCCCACTTGGTGAAAATGAAAAGTATCAAGAAGCACTTAATAAAGTGAATAAAATAAAAAGTACATCGAATCGTAATACTGAACATAATACGACGACGATTTTAAATGATTTAACAGATTTAAAGTTCGATGAGATTACAGAATTTTACGTAAAAACAGGGTTACCGGTATACCTTCATAAAGATTTGTTGCTCGGTGGAGAAAATGTAAAAAAAATAGCCGCATTCAAAGAGTATGCCAACGTCAAACAGTTTGATACGGACGGGGCGCTGATCAATCAATTAGTCAATCAATCGAGCATTCGTCCCTTGTTGTCGAATGTTGACGTGACGTATAATCAACAACCGCTTGTGAATCAAACGGTACAAATCAAAAACAATGATCGAAAGCCGTTTCAGTTCAACTATCAATTTGTAAACCCACCAACTTCAAGCACGATTGTAGAATTATACATTGATTTTAATCACAACGATCGCTTTGATGCTGAAGATAAGGTGAGAGAAGTAGTCGCAAATTCAACGAATCAACTCGAGTTTCTATTATCTCGACCTACGTATACCGGTCCGAAGAATTGGATGATTGTTGCTAAAGATACAGTAACCGGGCGTAAAGATTATAAAAAGGGGACGTTCCTCTATATCGATCAAAAAGTAGAAGCAAACATCTTACAACTAACTGCAGGAACAGCGAGTAAAGGAAAAATTTCTGACTACTTGTCAAATATGCTGACAGACAGTAACGGTCAATATCAATTCACGTTAAATAATGGAACAACCAGTGATTTTCAACTAGGTAAGTTCGATCAAGGTTTGAATAATAATACGTATGATATGTTGATTTTTGGTTTTCAGGATTCTTATAACACACAAGGTAGCATGAACGTTGCGGCTACTTCCAAAGTAAAAACGTTCTCAGAAACGGGACAAGGAGTCATGTTGACCCATGATACAATTTTCCGTTCCGGTGGTGGGAACTCTGCCACTTCAGAGTGGGAACGTCAGTTTATCAATTCAGACTCCACAAAGAATATTTCAGGACAAAAAATCTATACGAATATGGGTTATGGTGCACCGCAAGTTACTCAGGTGATTGAAAAAGTGCAGGATGGAATTTTCACTTCATATCCATATGCTTTGAATGATGAGCCTAAAAAGATCTCAAAAACGCACAACCAATATTTCACCCTTGATTTGAATGACCCTGAAGTTACACCTTGGTACAACTTGTCTTCGGATAATTCTAGTAAGGAACGGTCATATGGAGATGCGAGTAACCATTACTACACATACACGAAAAATAACTTCACCTATTCGGGCGCGGGTCACACGAATCAGTTTTCAGTTCAAGATGAGAAAAAAATCTTTATCAACACGATGTATCGCGCTTTTATCGGGGCGAACCACAAACCTTATAATGTGATCGAATCAGTCAGCGATTCTACGAACTCATACACTTCTTCCGACATAGAAGCTGGAGTAGTTGAAGTGACTGCTGGCAAAGATGTCAAGTTGATGTGGCGTCCGAGTGACTATGACTTCCAAGACTTATTTTTGAATTCAACAATCACATACAACGGAAAGTCGGTAGCATTTGAAGAATTGCGAAACTATGAAGTCAAAGAGTTCACGATTCCTGCAGCGGACGTTGTCGCAAACCGACCGATTGAAGTGAAAATCGAGACGTCCGATCAACGGAATGCCAAAGTGATTGATACGTTCACGATTAACGTAAAACGTGCGGAGAATGTATCGGACTTGATTCAAGTGTCTCGTTCGATTGATCCTTCGACCATCAACTTGTTTGAGACGGGAACGATTCGATACCAAGTTCAATATCCAGAACAATTTGATCGATCGAAAGACCAAAAGGGTGACAAGTTCCTGCGGATTGATTCGACGACCTTCACAGAGAAGTTGCCAAAACAACTTGAAATCGTTGCGATTCGTGATGGAAATGGAACAGACTATCCGGTCACGAATCTAAATGAAATCAATCTAGAGTTAAAACCGAATCTGTATTACGAGCGACACGGGAACTCGAACGTATTTCTCCCGAACGAGAGTGGTGACCGGACTGTGACGTTTGAAGTAGTTGTCCGTGCCATCGAGTCTTCTTCCTCGCTCATTCAACTGAAAAAAGCGGATAACCAGTTGACGACATTGATTGAGTATGCGAAGAAGCAAGGTCATAATTTAGATAAGCACAACGACTGGGATAAGGAGCAGATCGTTCACTCTTCGTTCCCTGATTTATTGATCAATATTGGGGCACCGTATGCGTACGGTGCGAAGATCCCGAACGTCACACTGCAAATTGGTGCACAACAGATTGTCAGTCCGACCATCACCGATGCAAAAGGGGATCCTTATTCAAACCCGAAATGGAAAAGCTTGAAATGGGAAATCATCGATGCGAACGGTGTCGCCAAACTTGTTTCACAAGGAAACAATGCGATTGTGACCGGACTGAAGACAGGAACTGCCACGTTACGGTTGACGATTGATCCAGGTGATGGGAAACCACGTGTCGTAGCGGAGTCGAACGTAAAGGTCATCAGCCCGCCTGAACAGCTTACCGTTCAGTCAAAAGAACTGTATGTCGGTCAAGCGACTACCGTGACACCAAAAGTCATGCCGGAAACGGCACAGTACAAGTCGGTTCGTTATGTCGTTGAATCCGGTGACAGTGTCCGCTTCGAACAGGACGGGAACAACTTGAAAATCGTTGGATTAAAACCAGGTATGACTCAATTCAAGGCGACTGTTGACGTCGGTGACTTTTTCAGTGGGTTAAATATCGCTGCACCTAGTACTGTCTTTACAATCAATGTCACGGCACCATCCTTGAGCCAAACACCGAGCCAACTCGACTTGTGGGTATGGGATAGTGTGGACGAAGAAAAACGAGTGAATGAAGTCGCGACGATTCAAGTGACCTCATCACCAAGTGTAACCATCCCGCTTGAACGAATCGGGACCACCCCGTCGGCTTTGACGGTCACCGAAAGTGCGACCGGATACCAATTACGTGCCAATCATGGATATGGAAATAACGGGATCGTTACGGACATTCCGATTCAGACAACATTTAATGACAATGCCTTACGGAACATTCGTTCAAACATTTCAATCGTCCGTGTCAACGAATATCCGAACCAATTGATGTCAAAAGACATGACGATTAATATCGGTGAAGGAATGGCACCACGGCCACCGCTCCTCGAGTACTGGCCGACGACCTCGACTTGGCGTGATTATCGGATGGAGATTGTGTCTGGTGAAGAATTTGTTCAAGTCAGTGCGTCAGGAAAAGAGTTGATTCCAGTGAAACCGGGTGTGGCCAAAGTGGAAGTATATACAACTCTCCCGGCAGGAAAACCGTTTGAAGCGGTGAAAGATACCTTTTATGTACGCATCATCCAAACGAATGCCTCAGGACAGGATGATGACCGTTATTAA
- a CDS encoding bifunctional folylpolyglutamate synthase/dihydrofolate synthase yields METRQDVFDWLSGQLRFGIKPGLERMNWMIERLGLEERPSVHVAGTNGKGSTVAFLRAMAMENGLSVGTFTSPYIIQFEERIMLNGEPIPEDALVDVANRVKVCADEAPETLTEFELLTMMAWCYFDDTRPALIIWEVGLGGRLDSTNVLTHPLATVVTSIGHDHQGILGDTLEEIAMEKYGIMKRGVPMFHSVEKDQLIELLQKKGEALDAQIHDARALVTKIEDGAETVVTYQAMPPVVLGLTGHHQAYNGACAVAVARHLGWKEEAIQSGLERTQHPGRYELVSKRPRIILDGAHNQEGIEALVLQANQETDVTVLTAILEDKDRDTMVRSLQQIGDVYETTFDFPRARTKAQLEKDGAYFIEWQQWLHDWIETPTSETLIVTGSLYFISEVRRFLSENIYLMSKK; encoded by the coding sequence ATGGAGACGAGACAAGACGTATTCGATTGGTTGAGTGGACAGCTTCGCTTCGGGATCAAACCAGGTCTTGAACGGATGAACTGGATGATTGAGCGATTAGGATTGGAAGAACGGCCGTCCGTTCATGTCGCTGGGACGAACGGAAAAGGGTCGACCGTCGCGTTTTTACGGGCGATGGCGATGGAGAACGGCTTATCCGTCGGCACGTTCACCTCACCTTATATCATTCAGTTCGAGGAGCGGATCATGTTGAACGGGGAACCGATTCCTGAAGATGCGCTCGTCGATGTGGCGAACCGTGTCAAAGTTTGTGCGGACGAGGCGCCGGAAACGTTGACGGAATTCGAGCTATTGACGATGATGGCATGGTGCTATTTTGATGACACACGTCCTGCCCTGATCATTTGGGAAGTCGGTCTTGGGGGACGACTCGATTCGACCAATGTGTTGACACATCCACTTGCGACCGTCGTGACGTCGATCGGACATGATCATCAAGGCATTCTCGGCGATACGCTTGAAGAGATTGCGATGGAGAAGTATGGCATCATGAAACGCGGTGTGCCGATGTTCCATAGTGTCGAGAAGGACCAGTTGATTGAGTTGTTGCAAAAAAAAGGTGAGGCCTTGGATGCACAAATTCATGACGCACGTGCGCTCGTGACTAAGATTGAAGACGGGGCAGAGACAGTCGTGACATATCAAGCCATGCCACCTGTCGTGCTCGGATTGACAGGGCATCATCAGGCCTATAACGGGGCATGCGCCGTGGCGGTGGCACGTCACCTCGGTTGGAAGGAAGAAGCCATTCAATCGGGTCTCGAGCGAACGCAACACCCGGGACGATATGAGCTCGTATCAAAACGACCGCGTATTATTTTAGATGGGGCACATAATCAGGAAGGCATCGAGGCATTAGTTTTACAAGCTAATCAAGAGACAGACGTGACCGTGCTGACCGCCATTTTAGAGGATAAAGACCGCGACACGATGGTTCGTTCCCTCCAGCAAATCGGGGATGTGTATGAGACGACGTTCGACTTTCCGCGTGCTAGAACGAAAGCGCAACTAGAGAAAGATGGGGCGTACTTTATCGAATGGCAACAGTGGCTTCACGATTGGATCGAGACGCCGACAAGCGAGACGCTGATTGTGACCGGGTCTCTTTATTTCATCAGTGAAGTGAGACGCTTCTTAAGCGAAAACATTTACCTGATGTCAAAGAAATAG
- a CDS encoding protein adenylyltransferase SelO: MTTDWNFEATYLELRDIFYDRGPIHPVDNPTLVLFNDPLAASLGLDAHTVKQDIDLLAGNRQTETSFSQAYAGHQFGNLTMLGDGRALMLGEHVTPNGKRVDVQLKGSGPTEYSRGGDGRAALGPMVREFIISEAMHALGIPTNRALAVVQTGEALMRQGPKHGAILTRVASSHLRVGTFQFAAGAGSIDDVTALADVAIHRHDPDLIDLPDRYEQFLGRVVERQARLIANWQLVGFIHGVMNTDNMFISGEGLDYGPCAFMDTYHPETVFSSIDREGRYAYANQPYIGSWNLARLAETLLPLLGETKEDAVDVANKQLTRYTELYKEAYFTGLAHKIGLYVRKDGDDALTDELLRLMVETESDYTNTFRALTLGEIESLSFATREDGKAWLGAWRKRLSEQGLPDKDVSRIMRQYNPAVIPRNYHVEKAIQAAERGNFSPTESLLTILRDPYNYDHPSEYVSAGPPRTYPYQTFCGT, translated from the coding sequence ATGACAACTGACTGGAACTTCGAGGCGACGTACCTCGAACTACGTGACATCTTTTACGACCGTGGTCCCATCCATCCGGTCGACAACCCAACACTCGTCTTGTTTAACGATCCATTAGCCGCTTCACTCGGGCTTGATGCGCATACAGTCAAACAAGACATCGACTTACTTGCCGGCAACCGTCAAACCGAGACGTCGTTCTCTCAAGCATACGCCGGACACCAGTTCGGGAACTTGACGATGCTCGGGGACGGAAGGGCCCTCATGCTCGGCGAACACGTGACTCCGAACGGGAAGCGTGTCGATGTGCAATTGAAGGGCTCAGGACCGACGGAGTACTCCAGAGGTGGCGACGGACGGGCCGCACTCGGTCCAATGGTACGGGAATTCATCATCAGCGAGGCGATGCATGCGCTCGGCATTCCGACGAACCGGGCGCTCGCCGTCGTTCAGACAGGAGAAGCCCTCATGCGACAAGGTCCAAAACACGGAGCCATCCTGACCCGGGTCGCTTCAAGCCATCTTCGTGTCGGGACGTTCCAATTCGCGGCAGGCGCCGGTTCAATCGATGATGTCACCGCGCTCGCGGATGTTGCGATTCATCGTCACGACCCTGATTTGATCGACCTACCGGATCGTTACGAACAGTTCCTCGGTCGCGTCGTCGAAAGACAGGCGAGACTGATCGCCAACTGGCAACTCGTCGGGTTCATTCACGGGGTGATGAATACGGACAATATGTTCATCAGTGGTGAAGGTCTCGATTACGGACCTTGCGCGTTCATGGACACATATCATCCGGAGACCGTCTTCAGCTCGATTGACCGCGAGGGACGATACGCCTATGCGAACCAACCGTATATCGGGTCTTGGAACCTCGCCCGACTCGCAGAGACATTGCTGCCGCTCCTTGGAGAGACGAAAGAAGATGCGGTCGATGTGGCGAACAAACAGCTCACCCGCTATACCGAGCTATATAAAGAAGCGTATTTCACTGGACTCGCGCATAAGATTGGCCTATACGTCCGAAAAGACGGTGACGATGCGCTCACCGATGAACTGCTTCGGTTGATGGTAGAGACGGAGTCGGACTATACGAACACGTTCCGCGCGTTGACGCTCGGTGAGATTGAATCTCTCTCATTCGCAACTCGGGAAGACGGGAAGGCGTGGCTTGGCGCTTGGCGAAAACGTCTGAGTGAGCAAGGTCTCCCGGACAAGGACGTAAGTCGAATCATGCGCCAATACAACCCAGCCGTCATTCCACGTAATTATCACGTCGAAAAAGCGATTCAAGCAGCAGAACGAGGTAACTTCAGTCCGACCGAGTCGCTACTCACGATTTTGCGTGACCCGTATAACTACGACCATCCGTCTGAATATGTGTCGGCAGGTCCCCCACGGACGTATCCGTATCAGACGTTTTGTGGTACATGA
- a CDS encoding ASCH domain-containing protein, translating to MNEMTLAYWNEYWKEIGFHPPIDVEAFQFGDDANALAALVVSGKKTATCSAHILYEIEKELLPYVGQYAIVLDAAERPVAIIQTTDVTIQPMNEVSEEFALAEGEGTYADWWEIHERFFIELLGSYQLSFSPSMKLVCERFIVVDRFNEKE from the coding sequence ATGAATGAAATGACACTTGCCTATTGGAATGAATATTGGAAAGAAATTGGATTTCATCCACCGATCGACGTTGAAGCGTTTCAGTTTGGCGATGATGCAAATGCATTGGCAGCACTAGTCGTCTCTGGAAAGAAAACCGCAACATGTTCCGCCCATATACTTTATGAGATAGAGAAGGAACTGCTTCCCTACGTCGGTCAGTACGCCATCGTTCTTGATGCAGCGGAACGACCGGTTGCCATCATTCAAACGACTGACGTCACAATTCAGCCGATGAATGAGGTATCCGAAGAGTTCGCCTTGGCTGAAGGGGAAGGGACGTATGCAGACTGGTGGGAGATCCATGAGCGATTCTTTATCGAATTACTCGGTTCGTATCAATTATCTTTTTCGCCAAGTATGAAGCTTGTCTGTGAACGCTTTATTGTCGTGGACCGATTCAATGAAAAAGAGTGA
- a CDS encoding valine--tRNA ligase, which yields MAHETNEITMPTKYDPSATESKWYDYWLENDVFKADEDDSKQPYTIVIPPPNVTGKLHLGHAWDTTLQDLLTRLKRMQGYDVLWLPGMDHAGIATQAKVEQKLREEGVMRYDLGREKFLEKTWEWKDEYAKTIRDQWSKLGLGLDYSRERFTLDEGLSKAVQEVFVRLYEKGLIYRGEYIVNWDPAQKTAVSDIEVIYQEVEGAFYHMKYPLADGSGHIEIATTRPETMLGDTAVAVNPKDERYTHLIGKTIMLPVMNREIPIVADDYVDMEFGTGCVKITPAHDPNDFEIGNRHELPRILVMDEGGKMNENAGIYEGLDRFECRKQLVKDLEADGTLVKIEPHTHSVGHSERSGAVIEPYLSKQWFVDMEPLSKAALEAQGNDDTKVNFVPERFEGTYLRWMENIRDWCISRQLWWGHRIPAWYHNETGEVYVGKEAPADSENWTQDEDVLDTWFSSALWPFSTMGWPDTDAPDFNRYFPTSALVTGYDIIFFWVSRMIFQSLEFTGKQPFNDVLIHGLIRDSEGRKMSKSLGNGVDPMEVIDQYGADSLRWFLLTGSTPGNDLRFYWEKIESTWNFSNKIWNASRFALMNMDGLKVEDIDLTGEKTLADKWILTRLNDTIDQVTRLVDKYEFGEAGRYLYNFIWEEFCNWYIEMAKLTLYGEDEAAKHTTRSVLAHTLDSIMRLMHPFMPFLTEEIWQHLPHEGDSIVRASYPTRRDDLHFADSVPAFEAVMNVIRSVRNIRAEVNAPMSKTIQLFISTSDDTTQGYLSANEMTIGKFTNATELEIGRGLTAPDKSMSAIMTGAELFIPLADLINFEEEIARLEKEVAKYEKEVERVQKKLGNQGFIAKAPAHVIDEEKAKEKDYLDKRDAVRARLEELRK from the coding sequence ATGGCCCATGAGACAAATGAAATCACCATGCCGACGAAGTACGACCCAAGTGCGACGGAGTCGAAATGGTACGACTACTGGTTAGAGAACGATGTATTTAAAGCAGACGAGGACGATTCGAAACAACCGTACACGATCGTCATCCCACCACCGAACGTTACGGGGAAACTTCACCTCGGTCACGCTTGGGACACGACGCTTCAAGACTTGTTGACACGCCTCAAGCGTATGCAAGGTTATGACGTGCTCTGGCTCCCAGGGATGGATCATGCCGGGATCGCCACACAAGCGAAAGTCGAGCAAAAGCTCCGTGAAGAAGGCGTCATGCGTTACGACCTCGGACGTGAAAAATTCCTCGAGAAGACGTGGGAGTGGAAAGACGAGTACGCGAAGACGATTCGCGACCAATGGTCAAAACTTGGACTCGGCCTCGACTACTCACGTGAACGTTTCACACTCGACGAAGGGCTCTCAAAGGCCGTTCAAGAAGTATTCGTTCGCTTGTACGAAAAAGGTTTGATCTACCGTGGCGAATATATCGTCAACTGGGACCCGGCTCAAAAGACGGCCGTTTCGGATATCGAGGTTATCTATCAAGAAGTCGAGGGTGCGTTCTATCACATGAAGTATCCACTCGCTGACGGATCTGGTCATATCGAAATCGCGACGACGCGTCCTGAGACAATGCTCGGTGATACGGCGGTTGCCGTCAACCCGAAAGATGAGCGTTACACACACCTCATCGGCAAGACGATCATGCTTCCCGTCATGAACCGCGAGATTCCAATCGTTGCGGACGACTACGTCGACATGGAGTTCGGTACAGGTTGCGTGAAAATCACACCAGCCCACGACCCGAACGACTTTGAAATCGGGAATCGACATGAACTTCCACGCATCCTCGTCATGGACGAAGGCGGGAAGATGAACGAGAACGCAGGCATTTACGAAGGGCTCGACCGCTTCGAATGCCGGAAGCAACTCGTCAAAGACCTAGAGGCGGACGGCACACTCGTGAAGATTGAGCCGCACACGCACTCGGTCGGTCACTCGGAACGTTCTGGCGCAGTCATCGAGCCATACCTTTCGAAACAATGGTTCGTTGACATGGAGCCACTCTCGAAAGCGGCACTCGAGGCACAAGGAAACGACGATACGAAAGTCAACTTCGTCCCAGAACGCTTCGAAGGCACATACCTTCGTTGGATGGAGAACATCCGCGACTGGTGTATCAGCCGTCAACTTTGGTGGGGCCACCGCATCCCGGCTTGGTACCATAACGAGACAGGAGAAGTGTATGTAGGGAAAGAAGCGCCAGCGGACAGTGAGAACTGGACACAAGACGAGGACGTCCTCGACACATGGTTCTCGTCAGCACTTTGGCCGTTCTCAACGATGGGTTGGCCGGATACGGACGCACCGGACTTCAACCGTTACTTCCCGACGAGCGCACTCGTCACGGGATACGACATCATCTTCTTCTGGGTATCACGCATGATCTTCCAATCACTCGAGTTCACAGGGAAGCAACCGTTCAACGATGTGCTCATCCACGGTCTCATCCGTGACTCGGAAGGGCGCAAGATGTCGAAATCACTCGGTAACGGCGTTGACCCGATGGAAGTCATCGACCAATACGGAGCGGATTCACTTCGCTGGTTCCTCCTCACAGGATCGACACCAGGGAACGACCTTCGTTTCTATTGGGAGAAGATCGAGTCGACGTGGAACTTCTCGAACAAGATTTGGAACGCGAGCCGTTTCGCTCTCATGAACATGGATGGACTCAAAGTGGAAGACATCGACCTCACGGGCGAGAAGACGCTTGCCGACAAGTGGATTTTGACGCGCTTGAACGACACGATTGATCAAGTGACACGCCTCGTCGACAAGTACGAGTTTGGTGAAGCCGGTCGTTACCTGTACAACTTCATCTGGGAAGAATTCTGTAACTGGTACATCGAGATGGCGAAACTGACGCTTTACGGTGAGGACGAAGCAGCGAAGCACACGACACGTTCGGTCCTCGCGCATACGCTCGATTCGATCATGCGTCTCATGCATCCGTTCATGCCATTCCTCACAGAGGAAATTTGGCAGCACTTGCCGCACGAAGGCGATTCAATCGTTCGTGCGAGCTACCCGACGCGTCGTGACGACCTTCACTTCGCAGATTCGGTTCCAGCATTTGAAGCTGTGATGAACGTCATCCGTTCGGTTCGTAACATCCGTGCCGAAGTGAACGCACCGATGTCGAAAACGATCCAGCTCTTCATCTCGACGAGCGACGATACGACACAAGGTTACTTGAGCGCGAACGAAATGACGATCGGCAAGTTCACGAACGCGACAGAGCTTGAAATCGGACGTGGCCTCACGGCTCCGGACAAGTCGATGTCAGCGATCATGACAGGTGCGGAGCTCTTCATCCCGCTCGCAGACTTGATCAACTTCGAAGAAGAAATCGCCCGTCTTGAAAAAGAAGTGGCGAAGTATGAGAAAGAAGTGGAGCGCGTGCAGAAGAAACTCGGAAACCAAGGCTTCATCGCCAAGGCACCGGCTCACGTCATCGACGAAGAGAAAGCAAAAGAAAAAGACTACCTCGACAAGCGTGACGCGGTCCGCGCCCGTTTGGAAGAGTTGCGTAAGTAA